Genomic DNA from Psychrilyobacter piezotolerans:
ATCCAATCCCTTTCTTCAGGCAGGTATCCTGGATTTTTTTCATTTTTTTTAGGATTAGTCAGGTCAATCTCCCTATGTGCTACATTTAAATCACCACATAAAATTATATTTTTTCCCAGATCAACCAGTTCATTGCACCTTTTCATTATAGCAGTGTTAAATCTTAATTTATAATCCAATCTTTTCCCTTCAGACTGACTGTTGGGAAAATAACAGTTGATCAGATTAAAATCTTTATATTCTAATTCCATATATCTACCTTCAAAATCAAATTCTTTAATATCCATATTCCTGATATTTAAAGGTTCTATTTTTGTATATACCGCAACTCCTGAATATCCTTTTTTTTCAGCTGAAAAAAAATAAGATTTATACCCATCTATCTGGGTTAGTTTTTCCTCTAATTGCTCTATTTGTGCCTTTGTTTCCTGAACACACAGAATATCAGGATCTTCTTTTAAGACCCACTCCACAAAACCTTTTTTTTGAATTGCTCTTATCCCGTTAACATTCCAGGAATAGATATTCATTAACTTAGGCTCCCTTTTTGAAGATACCTCTTTAATTTAGCTATAATCATGTTTATAGCTATTTTATTCTCTCCACCTCTAGGTATTATCACATCGGCATATCTCTTGGATGGTTCACAAAACTCTAAATACATTGGTTTTACAGTTTCTAAATATTGTTTTTTTACCGAATCAAAGGTTCTCCCTCTTTCATTGATATCTCTTTCGATTCTTCTTAAAAGCATCTCATCTGCATCGGTATCAACAAATATTTTTACATCCAGCATATCTCTTATCTCTGGAATAGACAGGATTAAAATCCCCTCTATAACAATTATTCTAGATGGATTTATTTTTACCATCTTTTCTTTTCTTGAATGAGTTTTAAAGTCATATATAGGTCTCTCTATAGCTTTTCCATCTTTTAAATCCATCAAATGTTTCTTTATAAGGTCAAATTCTATAGATTCAGGGTGATCAAAATTGACTTTTGCCCTCTCCTCTATGGATAATTCCTTCAATTCTTTATAATATGCATCTTGTTCAACTAGTACTGCGTCTTCTGATTTAAATGCCTTTATCAGGTTATGAGCAACTGTTGTTTTTCCAGATCCACTTCCCCCTGCTACTCCTACAAATATACAGTTATTCATGGTACCCTCCTTTAAATATAGCTTTGATAATTATACCCTATCTCTTATAAAATATCAATGATGGTTATTTTAATCATTTATAAATTATAATCCTTTTTCTTTCTTTAATATCTTCAATATATAAATTTTTTCTATTGATTTGAAAATTTTCTGGTGAATCGGCATAAATTTTTCTATATTTGAATCTACTTCAAACATTTTCTTTGCCTTTACTAATAATTCTTCTTTTTCCTTTTCTTCCATCTTTTCATATAGTTCCAACAAAACTTTATAGATTGGATTATTCAAGTCAACCTCTTCATCCACCTTTGGTTTAGGAGGTTCCACTATCTCAGCCTCTATTATCTCCAGATGCGATTGTTTCTCCTTGACTATCTTAGGTCTTTTGATTTTGTCTTCCCTCTTAGATGTTTTTATATCCTCCAAAAGATCTTTATCACCTTTTACGTTTTTTAAGATCCCATTGATATAAGCCACCAGAGTTTTAGATATATCAGTTTTTAAGTTTGAATATAGAATATCTAAAATATGTATTGCTACCTTTTCTCCCTCTTCATTATATAACTTTATAATCTTATTCTCTGCTCTTTTATTCCAATTTTTAGAAACAAATATATTCCTTTTTGCCTTGGTTATAGCTTTTAGAGCAGCTTCCGACATCTCGTTGATATCTTTAATAATTGTTTTATATACCTCATTGGGTACCTCTAATCTGATCTGTTTTAGTGCTGAATTTTTCAGGGCTTTTTTCTTTTTCCCCTTCAAAATATAATCGGAAATATGACATTCTCCATCTTTATCCACGTTGTACTTAAATCTATAGGCATAACTTTTTTCTGCCTTCAAAGGGTAGACTTCATAGGTTAAAAGATAACCTTTTTCCACTAAAGCATCAAAAGATTTATTTATTCTTTTCATCACCTGTTTCATCTTACTTACTTCATATTCCTTGATTTCCCCAGTCTTTAACACCTTTCTTATCCTGCTCTTTAGAGTTAATGGAATTATAGTTGCTAAAGTTTCTATCCTAAATTCACCTTCAGTATTGGCAAATCTTTTCATACTTAAAAACTGATATATTTTTTCTGCAGCTCTATCAGATTTTCTCAAGACATTCAGTTGATGTCTATCAAAAATAGAGTAATGTTTTATCCTCAATTCCTCTATTATTCTATGATCTAATCTGACCTTATAGTAAACTTTCATCTTATTTGTTTTTATATTTTTTTCCTTAAATTTTTCATATTTCACCAAATTAAGAGGTTCTTTATAAACCTCTCTGATTATATTCCCTGCAGCTTTTTTATTTCTGATCAATATTTTATATGTAGTTGCCTGTAAATTATATAGAGTTTCTTCCATCTTTCTATAATATTTCATAGAAAACTTTAATCCCAGGTAATCTATAACTTCCTCGATATTAAAGGTGATATACTCCTTTGTAGGATCATCAGCCAAAATTTCTTGAAATTTATATAAAATAAAATAAAACACATTCTTTTCAAAATCTGAAGGCTGCTGATTTCTTATCCCTTCAAAATTATCCGTACTCAAAGAAGATCCGAATTTAATCCCTGCATTGGCTATTTCATATACCAAGTTTACATTTCTCTGCCTTTTAGATGTAAAAAATGGTAAAATTATGAATAAAAAAGGTTGATTAATCGTATCTCTTATATCCATGTCTTCCAAATATAAAGACACTGTTTTAGTCGGGATAGTTTTAGGTTTATAACTTTTGATATCTATACTAAGGTCATTTTTGTTCCCTATCTCTAATATTTCTAATAGAGATCCTTGTTTTTTTTCAGACATTCCTTCCCCACCTTATCATCATTTTCAATTTATAATTTTATCATCCTTTACAGGTTATAACATTTTTTCAACGTTTTTTCAAGTTTTATTTTTATTATCACGTATTATTTATAATCTGGTTTTTCTTAAAAAACCAGCTCAACCGATCTTTTACTGGCCTTTATTATAATCCTTTATTTACTATAATTTATTAACCATAGTATCTTTAGGAGTTTATTATTCATCCCTTATTATTTATAATTAATATCTAAACTTACTATCAGCTATTTCCTTGATAATTCAAGGGTGCTTTATCATCACTGTATTATCAACTTAATTTAAACCCAATAAATAAAAGGTTAATAATATAATCCTTTATTTATTATATTTTATTTTATTATTCTCTTTAGTAGAATTAGGCTTATATTTATAATCCTTCATTTATTATATTTCATTATCTTTTCATTTTATTTTATAAAGTTTCTTTATACCCTTTATTTTATTGATTCCGTTTATAATCACTAATAAAATATATTTATAATTATTTTAACATCATCTATTTATTATAATTTTATTTTTTAACTATCCTTTATTTTTAAAGGGCTTTAATCAGCCTAAAATAATTAAAGTCAGGAAAATATAGTTTAGATATACAATCCTTTATTTATTATAAATCTATTTTATTTTCATTTTTATTTAGCCGAATAAAAATAAGCTTTCTTTATAATCCTTTATTACACATAAAAAAATATCCGTTAATTAATAGGCTTAGTTATACAATCCTCTATTTATTATAAAAATAAAAAATGATTTCCTTTTTCCAGCCTGTATTTGCTGCTCTAGAGATAATATATCTTTTTTTATAAAAAGCTCTACATAATACATAAAACAATAATACATAAAACAACTATAAATTATTAAAGATAGTTCTGTCTGTTATTTAAGATTATTTTTTAAATTCAAAATCAAACAAGATTTATCTACACTATATAAAACTAATCACCAATAAACAGCAATTAAAAAATTATTAACTAGCAACTGATAAGGTTTACTCACTAATTATACAAATTAATATCCAGAAAATAAAATACCAATACTATACATAGATAAAATGTATAAGATTTTAAATGTATTTAATTTTAACATTAGTATATCAATATAAATAAATTTACAGATTAGATAACTAAAAAAAAAGGATAAGACAACACTCGTCTTACCCTTAAAAATAATTAATTTTTTTCTAATCTAGGTGGTCTTTGACCATAGTATTGGTAATATCTACACTTTAAATTACCATTATATAATTTTCTATTTTTATCGGCTTTTCTATCAAATAATTTTTCAAAGCCATCATGGGATGTAATTATATAATAAGACCATTTTTTACATCTCATCCTGCAAATATCTCCCAATGTTCTGTATAACTTTTCTACCTGGTCTAAATCAGATAAACGTTCTCCATATGGTGGATTGGTAATAAGAGATCCGTATTCAGCCATAGATTCAAATTCTAATAGATGTTTTTGTTCAAATAATATATCATTTTCCACACCAGCTAATTTAGCATTTTCTATAGCAGTTTCAATAGTTTCACCATTTAGATCCGATCCATAGATCCTAACTTCTTTTTCATAATCTTCATGGGTAAAAGCTTCATCTCTGGCATCTAACCAAAGTTGTTCGTCGATAATATGCCAATCTTCAGAAGCAAACCTCCTATTTACGCCAGGAGCGATATTTCTAGCAATCATGGCAGCTTCTATCAAGATAGTTCCTGTACCACACATAGGATCCACAAGAGGACGTTCTCCGCCATTCCATTTAGATAATTTAACAAGTGCTGCAGCTAAAGTTTCTTTCATAGGAGCTTCGTTTAAATGAGCTCTATATCCCCTTTTGTGTAAAGGTACACCAGAAGTATCGATCATCACTACAAAATTATCTTTGTTTCCAATAATTTTTATCCTATAAAGACCTCCGTCTTCACTGAAATAATCATGTTTATACTGAATTTTTAATTTTTCAACAATAGCTTTTTTAGCCATCCTCTGCATATCAGATTTTGAAAAAAGTTTACATTTAACAGAACTAACCCATGAAACCGGAAATTCTGCATTGATTGGTAAGATACTAATCCAGTCCATTTTTTTTACTTTCTCAAAATACTCATCCCAGGTAAAAGCCTTAAATTCTCCCATCTTTAGGTAAACTCTATCGGCAGTTCTAAGCCAGATATTGGCCTTGATTATATCTTCTATCCCACCATCAAATTCAACCCTTCCATTGTGGGTAACGACATTTTTAAATCCTAAATCTTTTATCTCTTGAGCTAATATACTTTCTACTCCCATTGTGGCAGTAGCTATCAGTGTATATGTCATAATATCTTCCTCCTAATTCATCACTTATAAATTATAATACTGTATATTTTAACATTATAATTAGGTTCATGCAAAGTATATTTTTTATTGCGAAAGATTAAATTGATAATCCAGGATAAAATATAATTAATAAGGGATTATAAGTTTAACAACTAATCACTACTGATGTTTCGCGTTTATAAAACCCGCAATAATATTAAGATGTAATTCTTATGGTTTTTGATGCGTGCACCATGATGAAAGTTCAGTTATTATATAAATTATAATAATACAGTGATGATATTTTCATAAAAATCTTTAATTCTTATCATCACTTAATAAATATAATTTTTGAAAATAAAAAAACAACTTAATTAATATAATTAAGTTGTTTTTTAAGGTTAAATCAACATCATTGTTTTGGAATCTTATTCTGAAACTATGATTTTTCCAGAGATAATATCTTTAGTCATCTTATCTAATTTAGCTAACTTATTAGAACCAATAAGTTTCTTAGTATGGTTAAAATCAGTCAGGGAAACTCCATTTTCAGCCAGCCCGGATTGTCTGTATCCTTCTTTAAATCTACCTTCTCTAACTTCTTTAGTCAGGTTATAAACGGCATTATCAATTCTTACTCTAACAGAAGTTAAAATAGTACCTGGAACTTCTCCATCCTGGTCTATATCAGACCCGATAGCGTAGATTTTCTCCTCTTTAGCCGCTTCGAAAACTCCCTGTCCGGTACCTTCAGCAACTTGTAAAATAACATCAGTTCCTCTGGATATCATAAGATTAGAGATATTTTTTCCTGTAACAGGATCGTTAAAAGGATTGCTGCTGGTTGTAGGCATATAAGATGTAATAACCATAACATCTGAATTTACATATTTTGCACCTTGGGTAAATCCATGTTTAAATCTGTTGAAAGATCTGTTGTCCATTCCTAATAGTACACCGATTTTATTGCTGTCACTCATCATAGTAGCCAGTGCACCTGCTAAAAAACTCATCTCTTGTTCAGCAAAATCAATGGTAACAGTATTAGGTACGGTAATTGTACCGCCTACAATGGCATATTTTTGATCTGGAAATTCAGTGGCCACTTTTTTTATAGATTCAGCTACGACACTTCCCATTCCAATGACAAGATCATAGTTGCCTTCCCTTGAAAAATCTCTTAAAAAAACTAAATCTTCTGTTATATTAGAAGGTTCTACATATTTAAAAGTAATAAGTCCCTCACCTTCCGCTTTTTTCAATCCATCATAAGCCATTTGATTAAACCCTGTACCTAATCCTCCACTAGAAAGGACTACTCCTACATTGATTTTATCCTTACTATAAGCTGCTAAACTTAATAATAAGAAAATTAACATAAATAATTTTTTCATTTTCTTCCCCCGTTTTTATTTTATAATATTTTCATAACTCTAATTCTATGATACCCATATTATAGAACTTAGTTCAATTTAAAAAATGGAAAGTGTACCCATACACTTTCCATTTTTTTTATAGTCTAAAAATTAAACTTGTCTGGATGCAACGTCACGTTGCTATTTATTTTATCATAGTAAAGGTAAATAAAGTCCCCTTTTTATTTGATTTGACATCTATATCCCCGCCGCATAGATGAACTAATTCATAAACTATAGATAAGCCCAAACCTGTGCCGGCTACATTGCTGGTCCTTGCCTTATCTACCCTATAAAATCTGTCGAATATCTTATAGGTATCGGATTTATTCATCCCGATTCCGTTATCCTTTACAGAAATTTTATATTTATCAAATTTTTCTTCCATGGTAATTTTTATTCTAGGAGTATTAACATTGTAAATAATAGCATTCTCAATAAGATTTTTTAAAATCATGGTAGTTTTTTCAAAATCTATCCTAATGTAGTCGGATTGCAGATCCAGCTTGTAGGATAGATCAACTTTTTTTAATTCAATTTGATTTTCAAGGGATCTATTGATCTCATCTATGAGAAGGTTCACATGAATAGGAGCTAAATTTACGACTTTACTGCTCTCTATCTTGGATAAGTTTAAAAAATCCATTAAAATATTATCCAGTTTTAGTGCATTTCTCTCTATGGTATTAATAAACTTATCTCTTTTATGGGAATCCTCCTCCTCTCGGAGTGCAACTAAATATCCCGTAATATTAGTTAGAGGAGTTTTTAATTCATGTCCTACATTGGTAATAAAATTCTTTTGTATTTCCAATGTTTCCCTATCTCTAGTGATATCTTTTATGGTAAAAAGGTACTCTTCCCGGGATTTCATATATTTTCCCCTGAGCAGTATATATTTTTGAATATCCTCTAAATAGACTTCAGAGATATTATTTTCTTTTTTTGAGATCAACCGGTCTATAAATTTAATAATTTCGGGATATTTGATGTCTTTTTTATAATTTTTAATATCTTCCTTTATATAGATAAAATTAATGGCATCATTTTTTAATTTAATTTTTTTTTCGGAATCGACTAAGATGATTCCCATATCTACAGATGAGATAATATTATTTAATTTAACTTTTTCTAACTTTAATTTTTCTATATTTTTAAGGTTGTTATCCTGCCATTCCTTAATAACTTCCCAAAATTTAAACAGCCACCTATCATCTTTTGAGACCACTTCTTTGATCTCATTGCCGTCTTCTAACATCTTTTTTATTTGGTCGATCCTTTCAAAGAGATAGCGCTTTAAATAAAATCTATAACTTATAAGTGCAAAGAGATTTAAAAGTGAGAATAAGATAATATGTATATAAGTGCTGAGTTTTACGTGTCTAAGAGCATTATTAGATATAACAGAAACACGAATAATTTGAGATGGATTTAATTTAAGAGCGAAATATATCATCTCTTTTTTAGTAGTTTCACTCTTTCGTGTGGATATGCCTTCGTTATTTTTTAGTGCACTTAAAATTTCAGGCCGATTATGGTGATTTTCCATAGAGTCGATAGACTTCTCTTCCATACTATCAAATAAAACTTCTCCATCTAAACCTATGATAGTAAATCTTTTTTGTGTTTTTTTAAAGAGGTCACCATAATTTCCAGATGGATTTTGTAAAATAATATTTTTGATTAAATAAGCATCATTTCTAAGGGAATTTTCCACATTTTTAATGCTGAGTTCCGATAATTTATCGGTATTCCATCTTACATAAAGGACCTCTATTAGGAGGATAAAAATTATTATTATAAAATCTTTTCTTCTAATTTGTACCCAACCCCCTTGATCGTTTTAATATCTTTTGAGATACTCTTCACCTTATCTCTGATTTTTGAAATATACATATCTACAGTACGATCACCTGTATAATAGTTACTCTGCCATACCTTGTCTAAGATCTTATCCCGGGTTAATACTAATCCCTTATTTTTTATAAGAAGAAGTAAAAGGTCATATTCTTTTTTAGACATAGGAATTTCATTTTGATCTTCTAAAATCAAGTGTTTATCGGTGTCTATAGTTATATTTTTAAACATATATTTCTTGGTGCTGATTTTAGTTTCACGGTTTAAAAGCTTTTTTACCCGTAAAACCAACTCTCTGGGGTCAAATGGTTTTTTCATATAATCATCTGCTCCTACCTCGAGACCTGATAATACATCCTCTATATCAGTTTTGGCTGTAAGCATGATTATCTTGGGGTTACCATATTTTTCTTCTGATTTTTTTATCATTTGAGCCAGACTCTTTCCGTCTAAATTAGGAAGCATAAGATCCAATATAATAATATGAGGATGATAAGTTTTAGCTAACTTTAATCCTGTCATCCCGTCACCGGCTTCAAGGACTTCATATCCCTCTTTCTCCATAAAAAAACTAATTAATTCTCTGATATCTATGTCATCTTCTACAATTAATACTTTCAATTAATAACCACCTCATCCCTTATTATTTATAAAATAATATTTTATAACTTAGAATACAATGTTTCTTACTCTATTTCAAACTTTTTCTTATTTGTTTACATTAGATTGACATATAGGACAGATAAAAAGGGGTAGATAATAATTTATATTTTATAAGTGATGATAACTTTTTATATAATCACTTATAAGGCATAATTTTTTACAACATAAAAAAAGGAAAAGCAGAGAAATTTTTCTCTGCTTCTATAAATTCATATATTTTCATAAGTCCATTTTTTTAAATTTTAATTCACAGAATTACCTGCATCTCCTGTAGAAGAAAATTCCAGTAAATTTTTCAGGGAAACTTCTACCATATCCGATACAGCCTGATGTGTAAAGAAGGCCTGATGGGGAGTTATCTGAACATTGGGCATATTCTTTAAAATCACCAAACTATCGTTATCAATCTGCCTCCTGGAACAATCTCTAAATATAATTCCATCCTCTCCCTCCAGAACATCTAGAGCCGCTCCTCCGACTTTTCCTGATTTTAATCCTGCCACAAGATCTTTAGTATGAATAAGTTCTCCCCTGGCAGTATTAATTATCAATACTCCGTCTTTTGCAGAAGATAAAAACTTTGAATCGATCATATGCCTGTTTTCCCCGGTCATTGGAATATGCAGGGTTATTATATCCGACCGTTTTTTTAATTCCTCTAAACTAACATATTCTATATTCTCTAAATGAGAAGGAAAAGGGTCGTAGGCAATAACCTTACATCCAAAACCACTCAGACATTTAATCACTGTTTTACCGATCTTACCTGTTCCGATCACACCTATAATTTGATTTTGCAATTCTCTTCCCTTTAGACCCTTCAGAGAAAAATCGTTGATTCCTACCTTTTTTATCGCAAGAGGAAGATATCTGAGCAAGTTCATCATAGACATCACTGTGAACTCAGCAACGGAATAGGGAGAATAGGAAGAATTACTTACTTTAATTTTAAGTTTTGTAGCTATATCTAAATCTACGTTATCGTAACCTATACTTCTGCTGGCAATAAATTTAATTCCATTTTTTTTAAGAACTTCCAGATTTTCTTTTCCTAAATCACAGCTTCCTACAAAAGAAAGGTATTCGTACCCTAAAGATTCATCTAGATTTGAGCTGGACACTCCTTTTTTTACGATTTTTAACTCTATGTTATATAAATCAGCAAATCTATTAAAAGCTTCTAATTCGTCCTCCCTCACACTGTAAGCTACTACTTTTATTTTATCTAAAGTATTTAATTCTTTAAAATTTAATATTTTTTCCAATCCTCTATCCTCCGAAATTATTTAATATATAAGAACTCTAGTGCCTCCTATTTTGTCTAATACAGGTTCCGATGTGTCTCTTCTTGTTTTTGGTAATTAATATTATTATACTCTCTGATAAAATTATTAGCAATAGTATATGAAGATCGGGTGACAGGACATTTAGAAAATGAATATTAAAAAAAGGAGAAATGAATTCCTCCTCTATCTGAGATTGCAGTTTACATATGATTTTTGGCAGATCCTTTAAAGACCATCTGTCTCATCTTTGATCCAACTTCTTCGATTTTAGAATCGGAATATTTAGATCTTTCACCTTTCATAAATTTATATCCAGTTTCTGTCTCATCTATAAATTCCTTTGCAAACTGACCATTTTGAATATCTCCTAAAACCTGCTTCATAGTTTCACGGGTTTTATCTGTAATAATCTT
This window encodes:
- a CDS encoding response regulator transcription factor yields the protein MKVLIVEDDIDIRELISFFMEKEGYEVLEAGDGMTGLKLAKTYHPHIIILDLMLPNLDGKSLAQMIKKSEEKYGNPKIIMLTAKTDIEDVLSGLEVGADDYMKKPFDPRELVLRVKKLLNRETKISTKKYMFKNITIDTDKHLILEDQNEIPMSKKEYDLLLLLIKNKGLVLTRDKILDKVWQSNYYTGDRTVDMYISKIRDKVKSISKDIKTIKGVGYKLEEKIL
- a CDS encoding sensor histidine kinase, with protein sequence MENSLRNDAYLIKNIILQNPSGNYGDLFKKTQKRFTIIGLDGEVLFDSMEEKSIDSMENHHNRPEILSALKNNEGISTRKSETTKKEMIYFALKLNPSQIIRVSVISNNALRHVKLSTYIHIILFSLLNLFALISYRFYLKRYLFERIDQIKKMLEDGNEIKEVVSKDDRWLFKFWEVIKEWQDNNLKNIEKLKLEKVKLNNIISSVDMGIILVDSEKKIKLKNDAINFIYIKEDIKNYKKDIKYPEIIKFIDRLISKKENNISEVYLEDIQKYILLRGKYMKSREEYLFTIKDITRDRETLEIQKNFITNVGHELKTPLTNITGYLVALREEEDSHKRDKFINTIERNALKLDNILMDFLNLSKIESSKVVNLAPIHVNLLIDEINRSLENQIELKKVDLSYKLDLQSDYIRIDFEKTTMILKNLIENAIIYNVNTPRIKITMEEKFDKYKISVKDNGIGMNKSDTYKIFDRFYRVDKARTSNVAGTGLGLSIVYELVHLCGGDIDVKSNKKGTLFTFTMIK
- a CDS encoding NAD(P)-dependent oxidoreductase; this translates as MEKILNFKELNTLDKIKVVAYSVREDELEAFNRFADLYNIELKIVKKGVSSSNLDESLGYEYLSFVGSCDLGKENLEVLKKNGIKFIASRSIGYDNVDLDIATKLKIKVSNSSYSPYSVAEFTVMSMMNLLRYLPLAIKKVGINDFSLKGLKGRELQNQIIGVIGTGKIGKTVIKCLSGFGCKVIAYDPFPSHLENIEYVSLEELKKRSDIITLHIPMTGENRHMIDSKFLSSAKDGVLIINTARGELIHTKDLVAGLKSGKVGGAALDVLEGEDGIIFRDCSRRQIDNDSLVILKNMPNVQITPHQAFFTHQAVSDMVEVSLKNLLEFSSTGDAGNSVN
- a CDS encoding THUMP domain-containing class I SAM-dependent RNA methyltransferase, which produces MTYTLIATATMGVESILAQEIKDLGFKNVVTHNGRVEFDGGIEDIIKANIWLRTADRVYLKMGEFKAFTWDEYFEKVKKMDWISILPINAEFPVSWVSSVKCKLFSKSDMQRMAKKAIVEKLKIQYKHDYFSEDGGLYRIKIIGNKDNFVVMIDTSGVPLHKRGYRAHLNEAPMKETLAAALVKLSKWNGGERPLVDPMCGTGTILIEAAMIARNIAPGVNRRFASEDWHIIDEQLWLDARDEAFTHEDYEKEVRIYGSDLNGETIETAIENAKLAGVENDILFEQKHLLEFESMAEYGSLITNPPYGERLSDLDQVEKLYRTLGDICRMRCKKWSYYIITSHDGFEKLFDRKADKNRKLYNGNLKCRYYQYYGQRPPRLEKN
- a CDS encoding BMP family lipoprotein is translated as MKKLFMLIFLLLSLAAYSKDKINVGVVLSSGGLGTGFNQMAYDGLKKAEGEGLITFKYVEPSNITEDLVFLRDFSREGNYDLVIGMGSVVAESIKKVATEFPDQKYAIVGGTITVPNTVTIDFAEQEMSFLAGALATMMSDSNKIGVLLGMDNRSFNRFKHGFTQGAKYVNSDVMVITSYMPTTSSNPFNDPVTGKNISNLMISRGTDVILQVAEGTGQGVFEAAKEEKIYAIGSDIDQDGEVPGTILTSVRVRIDNAVYNLTKEVREGRFKEGYRQSGLAENGVSLTDFNHTKKLIGSNKLAKLDKMTKDIISGKIIVSE
- a CDS encoding exodeoxyribonuclease III, coding for MNIYSWNVNGIRAIQKKGFVEWVLKEDPDILCVQETKAQIEQLEEKLTQIDGYKSYFFSAEKKGYSGVAVYTKIEPLNIRNMDIKEFDFEGRYMELEYKDFNLINCYFPNSQSEGKRLDYKLRFNTAIMKRCNELVDLGKNIILCGDLNVAHREIDLTNPKKNEKNPGYLPEERDWMTKFLECGYIDTFRYLQPEETKYSWWSYRFKSREKNIGWRIDYHIVNESFVNNIEDAVILNDVMGSDHCPVVLRVSVE
- the udk gene encoding uridine kinase, whose product is MNNCIFVGVAGGSGSGKTTVAHNLIKAFKSEDAVLVEQDAYYKELKELSIEERAKVNFDHPESIEFDLIKKHLMDLKDGKAIERPIYDFKTHSRKEKMVKINPSRIIVIEGILILSIPEIRDMLDVKIFVDTDADEMLLRRIERDINERGRTFDSVKKQYLETVKPMYLEFCEPSKRYADVIIPRGGENKIAINMIIAKLKRYLQKGSLS